The region TGACCCTTGAGGGCATGGAAGAAGCCGCGAAGTTCCTCGTTACCGGCAAAAAGCACTGACGCGCGTCTCATAATTGAAAGCCATCGAAACCTGTCATCCTGAGCACCGCGAAGGATCGCGTGGAGACGGCGTGAACGCGATTCTTCGGGACGCTTCACGTCCCTCAGAATGACAACATATTGATAGATTCATTGATTGAAGGCCCCTGCCGGGCCAGCGCGTTTGCCTTCCCGGAAAGCTTTCCGGTACCCTTTTTGGGTACGGAAAATTGTGGTTCTGAACATGCATCCGGAAGGAACCGATTCATGGCAAGCCAGCCCATGCCCACGCAGAAGACCCTCGGCGAGCTCAGGGCCTCCGAGTATCAGGCCCTCCCCATTCGCGAGGAGATGCGCCGCAACCTGATCCGCAAGCTCCGCGCCGGCGAGCGCCTGTTCCCCGGCGTCTATGGCTACGACGAGACCGTCGTGCCCCAGCTCGTCAACGCGATCCTGGCCGGGCACAACATCCTGCTGCTGGGCGAGCGCGGGCAGGCCAAGACACGCATCATCCGCTCGCTCACCTCGCTGCTCGACGAATGGATTCCCGTCATCGAGGGAAGCGAAGTAAACGACTCGCCCTTCGATCCCATCTCCAGCGACGGCAAGGACCGCCTGGCAAAGGATGCCGACAAGCTGCCCATCGCCTGGGTCAGTCGCGAGGAACGCTACGCCGAAAAGCTCGCCACGCCGGACGTGAGCACCGCGGACCTCATCGGCGAGATCGATCCCATCCGCGTTGCAGAGGGTCGCTACCTCGCCGACGAGCGAACCATTCACTTTGGCCTGATTCCGCGCACCAACCGCGGCATCTTCGCGATCAACGAGCTCCCCGACCTGCCCGAAAAAGTACAGGTCGCCCTGTTCAACGTGCTCGAAGAACGCGACGTGCAGATCAAGGGCTACAAGGTTCGCCTGCCGCTGGACGTGGTGGTCGTCGCCACGGCCAACCCCGAGGACTACACCAACCGCGGCCGCATCATCACGCCGCTCAAAGATCGCTACGACGCGCTCATCCGCACCCACTATCCGCGTGAGCGCGCACTCGAAGAACAGGTGATCGAGGGCGAGCGCCACGATCTGGCCGTGCCGGGCATGGCCCAGAAGGTGCCCGGATTCATGCGCAAGATCGTCGCCGAGCTCACCGGGCAGGCGCGGCGCAGCCCTGCCATCGACCAGCGCTCGGGCGTTTCGGTGCGCGTCTCCATCGCCAACTACGAATCCATGCTGGCCAATGCCGAGCGCCGCGCGATTCTCTGCGACGAATCCGAAATCGTGCCGCGCATCTCCGATCTGCGCGCGCTCATCGCCTCCACCATGGGCAAGGTGGAACTCGAATACACCGGCGAGGAAACCAGCGAGGCCGAGATCATCGGCGAGCTGATTCAGAAGGCGGTGCACACCGTCTTCAACGAGACCTTCAAGCCCCAGGAGCTGACCGAGGTGGTCACCGCCTTCAACGAGGGCTGGGGCGTGGAAGTCTCCGACGAGATGCCCTCGGCCGAGTACATGCAGGGCGTCGATCAGATCAAGGGCCTGCGCGCCGCGGTGGCCAAGCTG is a window of Chrysiogenia bacterium DNA encoding:
- a CDS encoding sigma 54-interacting transcriptional regulator gives rise to the protein MPTQKTLGELRASEYQALPIREEMRRNLIRKLRAGERLFPGVYGYDETVVPQLVNAILAGHNILLLGERGQAKTRIIRSLTSLLDEWIPVIEGSEVNDSPFDPISSDGKDRLAKDADKLPIAWVSREERYAEKLATPDVSTADLIGEIDPIRVAEGRYLADERTIHFGLIPRTNRGIFAINELPDLPEKVQVALFNVLEERDVQIKGYKVRLPLDVVVVATANPEDYTNRGRIITPLKDRYDALIRTHYPRERALEEQVIEGERHDLAVPGMAQKVPGFMRKIVAELTGQARRSPAIDQRSGVSVRVSIANYESMLANAERRAILCDESEIVPRISDLRALIASTMGKVELEYTGEETSEAEIIGELIQKAVHTVFNETFKPQELTEVVTAFNEGWGVEVSDEMPSAEYMQGVDQIKGLRAAVAKLLGKDDSPGLVACAIEFILEGLHLSNKLNKELKDGSVVYR